The Arachis duranensis cultivar V14167 chromosome 9, aradu.V14167.gnm2.J7QH, whole genome shotgun sequence genomic sequence CCATGGTGCACTAGTTTTTAGGTACCGGGTTCATACTAGTGTCGTGCTTCTTGGTGACCCAGGCATTGGCAAAGAACTCTTGCACCATTAATGTTCCAACTGCTGAAATgggattggccagaatttcccaatcTATTCTCCAAATTTTttgttggatctctggatactcatctTCCTTGGGCCTCAAGGGGACCTCGAGAATCACCTTTTTATACCTTACCACATCATAGAGATTTTCCAATTTATGGTTCCATGGAGATTAGGACTAGAAAGCAAAAGTGGAGCTTTCTAACACCAAActtcgtcctcgagcaaatagtaacagaagaataaagaaaaagatagagGGGAGAGAGTATAGAGGCTTCGACCTTGTGGGGATGAAGATGGAAAAAGGGAAGTGTATGAAGGCTTTGGTGAAAGAGGGGAAGAGTATGGAATTTGTGTGTTTGAAGGATGGAATGAGGGGGTATTTATAGTGGGTGGAGGGGTTATGGTTCGGTCATATGGGACGGAAAGACGTGGATCGGggaagtttgaatttgaagtgggTGGGGTTGATGGGAAAAGGAATTGATAGGATTTGAGATTTTGTATTGATGAGTGTGTATTAGGAAGAGGAAAAGTAGGGGTGTGAAAATCAAGGATGAAAAAgtaggagagaaaaagaaatcagTGAATgaaaggtggggtaggtggagatTCTGTGGGACCTACAAACTTATGAAACTTCAAATTCGAATAGTCCTGCCcccctgggcgttcaacgccaggtttgggcgttcaacgccagagatggacacctttttttttgagttggtggggtgttcaatgccaggttttggcatttaacgcccaatgGGGACCAAGAAAATGGTCCAGAGCTGCTCCTTAATGGGTGTTGAACTCCCAGCtctccttccctttctggcacTGAGTGCCagtcttggcgttcaacgcaaGTAAGGGGTACCTCTAAGGTGTTCTATTTTCACCCCTAAGCATTTCTGCTAATCTTCTAAGTGCTACAAATGATCACAAACGTTAAAAGGCAAGAGAAAACTATAGAAATcaatagaaaataatataatatgaaagcaaactaaaatgaccaaaaagaaggaaaatagAAATACTATACATATGGTTGGATTGTCTCCctacaagcgcttctttaccgtcattagcttgacggacAGCTCTGTTACGGAGGTTGATAGGGGCTTAGATCTTCGCTCCTCATGGTGAACCTTCTTCCTGTGCTCTGATGGATTAATTCAACGTGCTCTAGAGATACAATCTTGATCACAATATGTGGAATGaagagcggatattttatacgctttttagcatcattttcatataattttaattaatattttgtttagtttttattaagtttttataggttttagtgttaaattcacatttttggattctactttgagtttttgtgtttttgtgcaatttcaggtattttctggctgaaattgaggagctggagcaaaagtctcatccagagatagagaaagcactgcagatgtttTCCAGATCTGACCTTCTTACACTcagaagagcttttctggagctaaaaaagtccaaatggagcaTTCTTAACGGCTACGGAAATCTGAtttttagagctttccagcaatgtgtaatagtctatactttacttcggattagaaggcccaaaactggcgtctaACGCTAGCTTCCTGCCCCTTCTAGGCGTCCAGCGCCCATAGAGTAGAGCCCAGCATCCATACACCcagagaggaccccctagccagcGTTTCATGCCCTAAAGACCTCATAACATGTGGATCTcatcaatgctcaacccaaacaGTCATcaagtgggctccagaagtggattttagtactaaatagactgttttacccttactagtcattagtttaaTATTTAAGGGATAAGATGTATTTTATTGGTACATTACCTTCGTCCATCATTCAGCATATTTTCATTtactttgtattttcttttagtatgagtttctaaacctcctaggttgaggggaggagccctgctgagtcctatgaattaataaaagtattactgtttctcttcgatccatgtttgatttaattctatGACATGTTTTCGTTCTTCAActtggtgaataggatgatcaatGACAATCAGCTCTGTTCATCATACTAAGACAAACGTGCCTGATAAACAcccgcgtctacttgggttcgtgtgaatacgtggCTGGAAAGCGTGAACCAAcagctatgtttatacatctctcaaaTGGCTAATCGACGactttgttggggacttctcaaaacaccagttcagccaattTTCGAGGAAATTAGGGCctctgtggtataggctagaatccaaagaagcagcattctctgatccagaagatttgaccttgtctgtggcattttgagtaggattgcCAAGAGAATGACTTGCTAGAGCTTCACCTTCtgtcagattggatgaccacggGCAATGGCGTTTGATCTTGAACAGAGAAGATCAATGACCATGGGCAAtggcgttgatcacatacaacctgccattgaagaaatcactcacaagcaaagaagagaGTAATATCAGAGTTAACTCAGAACggcaaagcaactccaatcctcaACTATATTcttattactaattttaatatatatatatatctcgctcaggtattacttggacgacacaatacacttgctggtacaGCTGTACGaaagtgtggggattcgtgcaTCATGGAACGACTAGACTTCTAGTGAAGATAACTCGCATGCCAGGTGAGAAgtcttcagttgggattttcttgttcctcTAGCCCTTGGGTACCTTTTTCTTGGTGCCTCTTTTATCTAAGAGAGAGTGAGGGTTGGGAATCTTGAACAGGATATGATCTTCCCAAACCCTCAGAATCATCTCTCCCTTTTCCACATCAATCAAAGCCTTTGGAATAGCTAGGAAAggccttccaaggatgatggagttGTCCTTGTCCTCTCTAGTGTCAAGTATCATAAAGTCCGCAGGGAggtaaaggtcttcaacctttacaagAACGTTTTCCACCATGCCATATGCCAGTTTCAGGGACTTatctaccatctctagtgagatccTGGTGGAATGCACCCCTTGGTTGCCCAGCTTCTTCATTACAAAGAGAGGCTTAAGATTAGTGTTGGAGCCAATGTCACACAATGCCTTCTCAAATGTGATGGTCCATATAGTACAGGGAATAAGGAAGCTTCCGGGATCTGGCATCTTTGGAGGCACCTTCTTTTGGACTAAGGTACTACATTTCTTAGTCAGTATCACAGTCTCATCTCCTTTCAGAGCCATCTTGTCAGAGATAGCAGTTTTCAGATAGGCCATATGGGGGGATTTCTTCTCCAACACCTCTGCAAAAGTGATATTGACTTGCAGCTTCCTGAGAACTGCCAAAAGTTGAGCAagttgctcatcctcaagctcCTCTTGTATGTTTGGAGCGGGTTATGCTTCAGGCTCTTCCATCTTCATGGGAGCGTGCATGGTGATACTCTCAGTCTCCTCCTGAGCCTTGATCTTCTTTAGTTCCTCAGTAGCAAGCTCCTCCTTTGGTTCGGTTTCAGCTTCCATTGTGAGGACCTTGCACTCTTCCTTTAGGTTCACCTCAGTGTTACTTGGAAAAGTGTTGGAGGGAGTCTCTGGTATcctcttgctcagctgacctaCTTATATCTTCAAATTCTGAATGGATAACCTAGATTCTATACCATAAATCTGTGAGTGGTCTTGGAGAGGTTAGAGACTATAGTAGCCAGGTCAGAGAGACTCTGTGTGGGCATCTCTATTTGCTGCTGTAAAGGTTGGAATGGTCTATTATTGAACTTGCTTTGGTTTGTTCCACCTTGATTATTGTTGAATCCTTGATGAGCCCTCTACTAATCTCTCCACCCAATgtttgggtggttcctccatccCTGATTAAAAGTATTCAAATAGGGATTATTATTGGAGTTTCTGGAGAGGTTTTCCATGTAGTTCAGCTCCTCCAAGGTAGTCCAGGCAGTGTCATCAATGTCTCCTTCATACGCTGCCTCTTGATAGTTGGTAGCCGAGTTTTGCACCCTACTCAAGTGCTGGGAGATCATGTTGATCTGTTGGGACATGAGCTTGTTCTGAGACAAGATGGCGTCCAGTGTGTCCACCTCCATGACTCTTCTTTTCTGAGCCACCCCATTGGTCACAGGGTTCCTCTTAGAAGTGTACATATATTGGTTATTGGCAACCATGTCTATTAGTTCCTGTGCCTCCTCATGCGTCTTCTTTATATGGAGTGAGCCACCAGCAGAgtggtctaatgacatcttagacattTCAGAGAAGCCGTCATAGAAGATCTTTAAGTTGGTCCACTCTGAGATCATGTCAGCAGGGCATCTTTTGATCAACtgcttgtacctctcccaagcttcatagatgaACTCTCCCTCTTTTTGTCTAAAAGTTTGGACTTTCACCCTAAGCTTACTCAACttctgaggtggaaagaacttggtcAATAATCCATTGACCACCTTCTCCCATGTGTCCAAGCTCTCTTTTGGCTAAGAATCCAGCCACAGCCTTGATCTATCCCTTATAGCAAAAGAGAAGAGCATGAGCTTGTAAACCTCTGGGTTTactccattggtcttgacagtatcacagatttgcgAGAAATCAGATATGAACTTATTGGGGTCTTCTTGTGGGAGTCCATGAAACTGGCAATTCTATTGCACTAGAGTGaccaattgaggcttaagcttaaAGTTGTTTGcaccaatggcaggaatggagatgttgtgctcaTAGAAGTCATATATGAGTGTagtataagagccaaggattttTCTTGTGTCTCCTCCTGCGTATGGGTTGGCTGCCATAGTTGTACCTGCAGCTTCTTACTTTAGAGAGTCTATGAGGTTCCTTACAGCTCTGCTAGCTTAAGCTTGTTGCAAATGCCGCCTtaaggttctctcaggttcaggatAAGGATTAAGAAGGGCTTTTCTATCCCTGTTCTTGCTCATAAACAAgaacaaataaaacaagaaaagaagaaaaaagagtctCTATGTCAGAGTAAAGAGGGCTCCCTATGAGAAAGTCtaataaagaaatcaaatgaGATAAAGTAAAGAAACTTCAAAAACAAAGGTGTCTTCAgtttaaagaatttttgaaaataaagaaagagaaagaagttaaagatttttgaaaaagagaaagaatagGCAAATAGACACCaaactatttaaaattaaaacaagataaaacaagattcaaaatttaagatacaatttttgaaaaagtcaattaaagattttgaaattcaaaaaaacTAGAATGAAAGAATCAAGAGAAAAAAGCAAGATaaagtttaaaaagattttgaaattaaaatttgaaagaaagaaagactaTACAAAACTTAAagacaaaataagataactcaaacaattaattaaaaagatttaaaaaataaagatagaaaagctattgaagattttcgaaaagattaaagaaaaattttgaaattcacaattaaaagaaagaaagactaAAGACaaaccaaaatttttaaattttgaatttaaaataaagataagataacaagattttaaaaaattaaagaaaaagatatgataaagatcaaagaaaataagaaaattaaatttaaacaacAAGATTACTGACAGgacccaaacttaaaattttaaaccaagataagaaaaagaagcaatattttcaaaaattttaaaaagaaaagacaaacactagaaaaacatcaaacttgaaaattttgaaatcaactaacactgaattcaaaaaaaaaatagaaagagaaataCTAAAAGacaacaaacttaaaaaatttgaaatcaaacaagagaaaataacaaagaaaattcgaacaagaagaaagaaaacaagatcaattttcaaaaatcaagaagaaaagaaaaattaaccaaaactaaaggacaccaaacataaaatctGAAACGAAAactgaaaaagagaaaaagatgactaagatgaattttaaaaaaaaattaagaaaagaaaacaaagaaggtttgaaaatataataataaacacAGTTAAAAGAAAAGACCAGTAAAAAGTACTTgatctaagcaacaagacaaCCGGGAGTTGGCAATcacgaacaatccccggcaacggcgccaaaaacttggtgcgcgaaaatTGAATTCGCACAACTTCAACGGCAAGTACACCGGGtgatccaagtaatacctcaggtgagtgaagatcgatcccacgaggattgttggattgagcaagcaatagTAATCTTGCTGGACCAGTCGGGCAAATAGAAAAGAGTGGTTGTTTGTTGAATTCgcataaaataataacaagtaAAGCAGTAAAGAAAACGGTAATGAGAGAACAGTTAAGGTCTCGGAGATGTTTACCTTTCCGGATTAACAtgtcttaccaactattttaacaatgaatgattcattctatggAAAACTATAAGTGATTAAAAGCTATCCGTTCAATGAATTAATCTCCCCCAATCCTACTAAAAAtgtcacagacaaggtcgaatcttctagattagagggtgaagtttagAAAACTAGTTTAGCACCACAGAAACCTCAATTGCCCATAACTAAccggattatatgtcacatatcccaattatCCTAGATAACTTGTTGGTCTAGGAGATGTATTCTCACGTTGTAGTTTAATACTATCCGGTCAAGGACTCAAAAGAACTCGTGTAGAAAAGAGGATtatacttccgttctaccccAGATTCATTTAGATGAAGAACTTGAATAGATCATAGAATAGAATCagacatatattaaaatagagaaagtaatgatattaatccatagagataagcagagctcctaaccttaaccaggaggtttagttactcatAAATTACAGAGAAAATGGAAATAATGTTTAGTGATCGAATGATTCCTCTTTAAGCCTAAGTGATCTCCTCTTTAAATTGGAGATGCTAACCCTAAAAgatgttaatttaaatttaaaagttacaaAGGTAAGACTAGTTAAA encodes the following:
- the LOC107465552 gene encoding uncharacterized protein LOC107465552, with product MEAETEPKEELATEELKKIKAQEETEILRKLQVNITFAEVLEKKSPHMAYLKTAISDKMALKGDETVILTKKCSTLVQKKVPPKMPDPGSFLIPCTIWTITFEKALCDIGSNTNLKPLFVMKKLGNQGVHSTRISLEMVDKSLKLAYGMVENVLVKVEDLYLPADFMILDTREDKDNSIILGRPFLAIPKALIDVEKGEMILRVWEDHILFKIPNPHSLLDKRGTKKKVPKG